CGGAGACAAAGCAGACCGATTGGCCCCCTGACCGGGGCAATGTAATGCCTTCGCCCGCTTGCCGGGGGACAGGAATAAATGGGCAGGCCCGGGACACGCCCGGCCTGTCGGAGAAGAACCGCGATGACGCGCGCGCAACTTTCGAGTGGACGAGCAGAGGGGCAAAACGCCGATCTCTGCCGCGCGGCGTCTCCAATCGCCCTGACAAGACACCCGCCAAATCGTGACCCCCTTAGGACGGTTCTGCCGCCCGGGAGGTTGCGCATTGCGCGGTGCACCAAGGAAACATGGCAAAGAAGATGCTCATTGATGCCACCCACGCGGAGGAAACCCGCGTCGTGGTGGTCGACGGCAACAAGGTCGAGGAATTCGATTTTGAGTCCGAAAACAAACGCCAGCTAGCTGGCAATATCTATCTGGCAAAGGTCACCCGGGTCGAACCCTCGCTCCAGGCGGCATTTGTCGATTACGGCGGCAACCGTCACGGGTTCCTCGCCTTCTCGGAAATTCATCCCGACTACTACCAGATCCCCGTCGCCGACCGTCAGGCGCTGATGGAGGAAGAGCGCGCCTATGCCGAGGCGCAGAAGGCGCGCGACGAGGATGAGGAAGGCGGTAAATCCCGCTCCAAACCCAAGCGCAGCCGCAGCCGCTCGCGCAGCAAGGCCGAAAGCCTGCGCTCCTCCGATCCGGTCGAGACCATGGATGTGAGCGAGACCGAGATCAGCGGCATGGAGACGATCGACCTCGACGAGGGCGATGATCGCGACGATATCGACCTGATCGAAGGCAGCTCGCCGATGGAGCGCGTCGCCGAGACGCCAGTGGAAGAGCCCGAGGACGGCGCCGATGAGACGGTGGATCAGACGGCGGATCAGGCGGCGGATGAGGCTGCTGATGCGGCCGAGGACACCGACACGACCGAAACTGACGGTGAAACCGCGCAGGACAACACCGAGGATCGCGCCGACGAGGCCGATGACGAGGATGAGGATGACGGCGAAGACGCCCCGCGCCCCCGGCGCGGCAAGGCCGATGCCGCCTCCAAGGATGACAGCATCGAATCCATCGCCGAAGAGGACGATGCCGAGGATCTGCGCCCGGCCCGCAAGCCGCGTGCGCGCAAGTACAAGATCCAGGAAGTGGTCAAGGTGCGCCAGGTGATGCTGGTGCAGGTCGTGAAGGAAGAGCGCGGCAACAAGGGCGCGGCGCTGACCACCTATCTCAGCCTCGCGGGCCGCTATTGCGTCCTGATGCCCAACACCGCGCGCGGTGGCGGCATCAGCCGCAAGATCACCAATGCGGTCGACCGCAAGAAACTCAAAGAGATCGCCGCCGAGATGGACGTGCCCCAGGGCGCGGGCCTGATCGTGCGCACGGCGGGCGCCAAGCGCACCAAGGCCGAGATCAAGCGCGACTATGAATACCTCCAGCGCATGTGGGAGCAGATCCGCGAACTGACGCTGAAATCCATCGCGCCGGCCAAGATCTATGAGGAAGGCGACCTGATCAAACGCTCGATCCGCGACCTCTATAATCGCGACATCGACGAGGTTCTGGTCGAGGGCGAAGGCGGTTACCGCATCGCCAAGGACTTCATGAAGATGATCATGCCGAGCCACGCCAAGAACGTGCAGCGGTATGAGGATCAGCTGCCGCTGTTCGCGCGCTTCCAGGTGGAAAGCTATCTGAACTCGATGTTCAACCCGACGGTGCAGTTGAAATCCGGTGGTTACATCGTGATCGGCGTGACCGAGGCACTGGTGGCCATCGACGTGAACTCAGGCCGGGCCACCAAGGAAGGCTCGATCGAGGAAACCGCGCTCAAGACCAATCTCGAGGCCGCCGAAGAGGTGGCCCGCCAGCTGCGCCTGCGCGACCTGGCCGGTCTGATCGTGATCGACTTCATCGACATGGACGAGCGCAAGAACAATGCCGCCGTCGAGAAACGGATGAAGGACAAGCTGAAGACCGACCGTGCCCGCATCCAGGTGGGCCGGATCTCGGGCTTTGGCCTGATGGAAATGTCGCGTCAGCGCCTGCGCCCCGGCATGATCGAGGCCACCACCCAGCCGTGCCCCTCGTGCCACGGCACCGGCCTTATCCGCTCGGACGACAACATGGCGCTGAGCATCCTGCGCCAGATCGAGGAGGAAGGCACCCGCCGCCGCTCGCGCGAGGTGCTGGTGCGCTGCCCGGTGGGCATCGCCAACTACCTGATGAACCAGAAACGCGAACATATCGCGCAGATCGAGGCGCGCTATGGTCTGAGCGTGCGCATCGAGGGCGATGCGCATCTGGTCAGCCCCGATTTCAGCCTTGAGAAGTTCAAGACCGCCACCCGCTCGGTGCCTCAGGTGCAGGCGCCGGTGGTTTCGGTGGACTCGCGGCTGATGGACCAGATCGACGCCGACGAGGCCTTCGAGGAAGAGGACGAGGCCGAAGAGGTCCGGACCGAACCCCGCGGCGAGACCGCTGGCGAAGGGGACGGCGACGGCAAGCCCAAGCGGAAACGGCGTCGGCGGCGTCGGCGCAAGAACGGCGGCAATGGTGGCGAGGACAGCACGGCCGACGGCGACAGTGGCGAGATCGGTGACGAGGCGGCCGAGGATGCGGCGGATGCCGCGCCCGAGGCAGCCGAAGACGCAGCCGTGACCGAGGCCGAGGCGGAACCCGCAGCGGCCGAGGGCGGCGAAGCCGAGGTTGAAGCCGTGGCTGAGGCTGAGGCTGAAGCTGAAGCTCCGGCCAAGACCCCGAGAAAGCGCACCCGCACGCGCAAGAAACCGGTCAAGGCCGAAGCGGCTGCCGAGGCGCCTGCCGACGCGATGGCAAGCGCGGATGTCCCTGCCGTTGAGGGCGACGCTGGCGAAACCCCGGCCGAGGCGGATGCCGAGGCTGAGGCCGCGCCGGTCAAGAAAACGCCCAAGCCGCGCAAACCGCGCAGCCGCAGCAAAAAGGCCGAGGCGCCCGCCGAGGCTGCCGAGGCAAGCGTAGCGGCCGAGGCCCCGGCAGCGGAAAGCGTCGAAGCCGAGCCTGCAACCGCCGTCGAGGCAACAGCGCCCGAGGCAGTGGCCGAGACGGTTGTGGACGAGGCGGCGCAGCCCGCCGAGGATGCCATAGCGGCCCCGGCAGAGCCGGAAGCGGCGCCTGAACCGGAAGTGGCTCAGGCAGAGCCGGCAGCGCCCGAGATGGCGGTTGCCGAGGCCGAGGCGGAACCCGATGGCCCGCCGAAGCCGAAACGGCGCGGCTGGTGGTCGCTGGGTCAATAAACAAAAAAGGCGGGTCCCAGGACCCGCCTTTTTCAATCCGCCTTGCGGATCAGGTATATCTGGTGGTCCGGCGCCTCGTCCTGGCCAATCAGCGCATGGCCGGCCTCGGCGCAGAAATGGGGCACGTCCACCACTGCTGCCGGATCGTCGGCCAATAGCCGCAGCACCGCGCCGGGCGCCATGGATTTCAGCCTTTTGCGGGCCTTGAGCACGGGCAGGGGACACAGCAGCCCCAGCGCGTCGAGGGTCTCGAAATCGTCGGTCATGCCCCGCAGATACGCCCGGGCCGCGCGCCTGTCCAGCGCCGGGCGCGACATTGCTACAACACGGCCACGAGGATGTGACCGCATGGCCTCGTGACCTTGCCCGCGCGATCACCTATGTGCAGGTCATGTTCGAATTAGAAATCATCGACGCGGGGCTTTTGCCCGCCATGTTCGTGGCGCTCCTTGGTGGGATCGTCAGCTTTCTCAGCCCCTGTGTGCTGCCCATCGTGCCGCCCTATCTGGCCTATATGAGCGGGGTCACCCTGGGCGAGATCCAGGATCAGGCCGCCGCCCGGCGCAAGGCGACGCTGGCGGCACTGTTCTTTGTGCTGGGTCTGTCGACCGTCTTTCTGCTCCTGGGCTTTACCGCCTCGGCCTTTGGCGCCTTTGTGCTGTCCAATCAGGAACTGTTTGCCAAGGTGTCGGGCGTGGTGGTCATCGTATTCGGCCTGCACTTTCTGAGCGTCTTTCGCATTCCGCTGCTGGATCGCGAGGCCCGGATGCAGACCGGCGATGCCGGGGGATCGGTGTTTGGCGCCTATGTGCTGGGGCTGGCCTTTGCCTTTGGCTGGACGCCCTGTATCGGGCCGCAGCTGGGTGCGATCCTGTCGCTGGCGGCGTCCGAGGCCTCGGTGGCGCGCGGCACGCTTTTGTTGGGTGTCTATGCGGCGGGTCTGGGGGTTCCCTTCCTGCTTGCGGCCATGTTCCTCAGCCGCTCGATGGCGCTGATGAACCGGATCAAGCCGCATATGGGCCTGATCGAAAAGGTGATGGGCGGGCTGTTGCTGTTTGTCGGCATCATGCTGGTCACTGGCCTGTTCACCCAGTTCAGCTGGTGGCTGCTCGAGGCCTTCCCGGCGCTGGCGGAACTGGGCTGAGCGGGGCCGGGGGGCTGTCTGCCCCCCCGCCGTCGGGCCGTTGGCCCGCCGCCCCCCGAGAGTATCTGCAACCAGAAAGAAGCAGCAGGATTGTCACCGCTTGGGCTTAATCTTGCCCCAGTGATGCGCTAGGCTGCGACCAAAGAGGT
The window above is part of the Ruegeria pomeroyi DSS-3 genome. Proteins encoded here:
- a CDS encoding sulfurtransferase TusA family protein; amino-acid sequence: MTDDFETLDALGLLCPLPVLKARKRLKSMAPGAVLRLLADDPAAVVDVPHFCAEAGHALIGQDEAPDHQIYLIRKAD
- a CDS encoding cytochrome c biogenesis CcdA family protein; translated protein: MFELEIIDAGLLPAMFVALLGGIVSFLSPCVLPIVPPYLAYMSGVTLGEIQDQAAARRKATLAALFFVLGLSTVFLLLGFTASAFGAFVLSNQELFAKVSGVVVIVFGLHFLSVFRIPLLDREARMQTGDAGGSVFGAYVLGLAFAFGWTPCIGPQLGAILSLAASEASVARGTLLLGVYAAGLGVPFLLAAMFLSRSMALMNRIKPHMGLIEKVMGGLLLFVGIMLVTGLFTQFSWWLLEAFPALAELG
- a CDS encoding Rne/Rng family ribonuclease yields the protein MAKKMLIDATHAEETRVVVVDGNKVEEFDFESENKRQLAGNIYLAKVTRVEPSLQAAFVDYGGNRHGFLAFSEIHPDYYQIPVADRQALMEEERAYAEAQKARDEDEEGGKSRSKPKRSRSRSRSKAESLRSSDPVETMDVSETEISGMETIDLDEGDDRDDIDLIEGSSPMERVAETPVEEPEDGADETVDQTADQAADEAADAAEDTDTTETDGETAQDNTEDRADEADDEDEDDGEDAPRPRRGKADAASKDDSIESIAEEDDAEDLRPARKPRARKYKIQEVVKVRQVMLVQVVKEERGNKGAALTTYLSLAGRYCVLMPNTARGGGISRKITNAVDRKKLKEIAAEMDVPQGAGLIVRTAGAKRTKAEIKRDYEYLQRMWEQIRELTLKSIAPAKIYEEGDLIKRSIRDLYNRDIDEVLVEGEGGYRIAKDFMKMIMPSHAKNVQRYEDQLPLFARFQVESYLNSMFNPTVQLKSGGYIVIGVTEALVAIDVNSGRATKEGSIEETALKTNLEAAEEVARQLRLRDLAGLIVIDFIDMDERKNNAAVEKRMKDKLKTDRARIQVGRISGFGLMEMSRQRLRPGMIEATTQPCPSCHGTGLIRSDDNMALSILRQIEEEGTRRRSREVLVRCPVGIANYLMNQKREHIAQIEARYGLSVRIEGDAHLVSPDFSLEKFKTATRSVPQVQAPVVSVDSRLMDQIDADEAFEEEDEAEEVRTEPRGETAGEGDGDGKPKRKRRRRRRRKNGGNGGEDSTADGDSGEIGDEAAEDAADAAPEAAEDAAVTEAEAEPAAAEGGEAEVEAVAEAEAEAEAPAKTPRKRTRTRKKPVKAEAAAEAPADAMASADVPAVEGDAGETPAEADAEAEAAPVKKTPKPRKPRSRSKKAEAPAEAAEASVAAEAPAAESVEAEPATAVEATAPEAVAETVVDEAAQPAEDAIAAPAEPEAAPEPEVAQAEPAAPEMAVAEAEAEPDGPPKPKRRGWWSLGQ